The genome window AAAGTCGATGACGTCCGAGTGCTGGAAATAGTTAGTTTGCTACTAAGTTCCCACGAGAGTATCTTCTAAACTCACGTTGACGCCCACCCAACAATCTGATAGCTCTGAATCGGATGGCatgctgatggtgatggcggaGAAGAATGTGCTGTTAATGTATTGATGTCGATGAGTTGTGAAGAGCGAAGTCTGAAGTCTGAAGAACGGAGAATGGGGAATGTAGAATGGAAGTGCCGAGATCACAAATGAGATACGATGGATATAGACCTACGCGCGGAAGGGAGGAGGTGCGAATGGGCCACctgtctcatcatcaccccgTCCCTGTAGACCTCAAGCAATCTTTTTCAACAAAATGAAAGTGCCAGTTTCCTAAGATACATAAGAAATTTCCTCATACAGCCCATAGTGCGAAACTGTAAACACCAGAAGACCCCTTCCTTTCCTCGAAAGACTCTCCTTTCAACTAGAAAGAACTCCAAACAATTTCCAAGAGTCTGACCTTCAGGCTCGGGTAAACTTCTTGTTGACTTCCTCCAATTCGGCCTCTAAGACTTCTACCTCCTCCAAAAGAAGCATGGTCGACTCTCTCCAATACTTCATCACACGGGTCTTCGACTTGAGACGTCCCTTGAGTTCATCAATGTAATCGGACATTCCTTGTAAAGTCTCTGGGCGTGGGCTTTTCAAGCTTTCCTCAATATCAAAATCATCGCTGGGTTCCCCTGCGCTGTTGTCTGTATCGGCTCCTACAGAGCTGGAATGCTCGTCAAGGTTGGTCGGCTCGTCGTTGCTGGGCCTCAAGTCTCTCTCTGGTGTCAATAGCTGCGCTTCGGGCTCGACCTCGTTGAGTAGTTGTGTGAGGCCGCATCTTCGCAGACTAGAAACAGTCCCGTCGGA of Fusarium musae strain F31 chromosome 5, whole genome shotgun sequence contains these proteins:
- a CDS encoding hypothetical protein (EggNog:ENOG41) translates to MTKRRLSRDSEDDAPRKFRKVSFQQQIEHTGNSDGTVSSLRRCGLTQLLNEVEPEAQLLTPERDLRPSNDEPTNLDEHSSSVGADTDNSAGEPSDDFDIEESLKSPRPETLQGMSDYIDELKGRLKSKTRVMKYWRESTMLLLEEVEVLEAELEEVNKKFTRA